A stretch of DNA from Bacillus alveayuensis:
AAATCATCTCGTGCTAAACGCGGCCTGATCATGTTAAGGGAATTAAAGAAAAATCCTCATCGCATTATACGTTGTTTAATAAGTGACGGAAAGGAAATAGTCTATTTACGTTCTGATAAAGGAATCGAGGAAACGGTTCATGTAAAAGATCTTCGCTTAAATGACCGTTATAGCAATGGTTCATTTTTAATGGATGAAAAAGAAGCAGGTCCAATAATAGAAAGCTGGTTAGAAAAAGAACAGCAATCCGATTAATATAAACATCCCTCTTGTTCTGATGGAATAAGAGGGATGTTTTTACATGTAAATCATGAACGTTTAGAGCTAAAAAATCGAAAAACGCTTGAACGATTTCAATCTTCTGAAACAGATAAAGACTAATAGCTGTGAGTGAGAAACAACATATGAGGAATAAGCGGATCCAAGAAAGTAATTTTATTGATCAAATTTAAAAAAATTCAACAATTATTATGTATTTTTATATAGAATTTTAATTAAATTTTGTGATATAATGCTCCTTGTTCATGTTAAAAAACCTTACATAAAAAAGAAATGCGAAAGGAGATTTTTATGTCTTGGTTACAGTCAATTGTTTCATTTGGAAATAATATTTTATGGAGCTATATTCTCATATATATGCTTATAGGGCTTGGCATTTTCTTTACGATTCAATCAAAATTTGTCCAATTTCGTCACTTTGGAGAAATGTTTCGCCTAATTGCTGAAAGACAAAATCGAAACCAGAAAGGAATTTCTTCTTTACAAGCTTTCTTTGTTAGTGCGGCTTCCCGTGTTGGTACTGGTAACTTAGCGGGTGTTGCGCTAGCGATTGCTTTAGGAGGTCCAGGTGCGGTCTTTTGGATGTGGATGATAGCGATGATTGGAATGGCCTCAAGCTTTGTTGAAAGTACACTTGCACAAGTGTATAAAGTAAAAGATGGAGAAAACTTCAGAGGTGGACCAGCTTATTATATGGAAAAAGCGCTCAATGCCCGCTGGCTTGGAATCATTTTTGCTGTGCTAATTACATTATGCTTTGGGTTGATTTTTAACTCCGTACAGGCCAATACAATTGCTGCTGCTTTTGAAGAAGCATTTTCCATTAACAAATCGGTGATGGCGATTTTGTTAGCCATTTTGACAGCTGTTATTATTTTTGGCGGTATTCAACGTATAGCCAAAGCTGCCCAAATGATCGTTCCAGTTATGGCTTCTATTTACATTCTTGTCGCATTAGTCGTTGTTATTATGAACATTTCTGAACTGCCAAGCATTATCGCACTTATTGTGAAAAGCGCTTTCGGTTTAGAGGAAGTAGCTGGAGGTAGTATGGGGGCAGCCCTTTTATACGGTCTTAAACGTGGTTTATTCTCCAATGAAGCAGGTATGGGAAGTGTACCGAATGCAGCGGCAACAGCGAACGTTTCCCACCCAGCAAAACAAGGATTTATCCAATCTTTAGGCGTGTTTTTCGATACGATCATTATTTGCAGTGCGACTGCCTTTATCATTTTATTATTTGATGTAACTCCTGATCAACAATTAAGTGGTATACAATTAACACAAGCTGCTCTTGCTTCACATATTGGCAGCTGGGCTACAGTATTTGTGGCAATTGCGATTTTCCTTTTTGCCTTTAGCTCAATTATCGGAAACTATTATTATGGTGAAACGAATATCGAGTTTATTCGTGAAAGCAAAATTTGGCTTTTCCTTTATCGGTTAGTCGTTGTTGGGATGGTTGTATTTGGCTCTCTATCTAGTATTCAAATTGTATGGGATTTAGCGGACTTATTTATGGGATTCATGGCAGTGATCAACTTATTCGTGATTACAATTTTATCTAAAATCGCGATCCAAGTGCTACAAGATTATGTAAAGCAGCGTAAAGAAGGAAAAGACCCTGTTTTTAAAGCTTCCCATATTAAAGGATTAAAAAACATTGATGTGTGGGAAGAGAAAAGTGAGACGATTTCATAAACAATAAAATAGAATAGCACCTCTAAAGGTAGATGTGAAAATCAACTACTTTTAGGGGTGTTTTTTTGATAAAGGCTGTTTTCGTAAACTTTGTCGCTTGCCTGGACAGTTGAAAAGCAAAGGTTGTAAAGCAACAATCTTTTAGAAAAGAGCCTTGATAAAAAAGAACATCTCAGCCTTTTTGTTCATAAATAATCGAATTTTAAGATTTAAAAGAAGCATGGTCTTTAAATATCAAACTAAATATTATGTTTACAGAACGATTGAACTTAAAACATATTTATTATCTATTAAGGATTTATTTATTTAAACTGACCATCTATTTACATTATATGATTCTATATAAAAAATTCATTATGTTTTTTTGACGAAAGACACAAAAAAGTATTGAATATAATGAATGTAATAATTATAATAATATTTGAAAAATTCAAAAATTAAAGAAGGGGTGCAGTAAACAGTTCTGTAAGCGTTAACAAAAAATAGGGAGGTTCATATGAAAAATTTCAAAAAAAGCTGGATTATTGTATTTATCCTAATGTTTTTGCTTTCCGCATGTAGTGGAGGGGCGATCAATACAGCTACCTCTGATGAGAAAAAAGAAGAAAAGGAATTAATCAAAATTGGTGCGCTGTTGCCAACAACTGGTGTTTATGCTTCTTTAGGTGAAAATCTCTTAAATGGCATGAATCTTTATTTTGAAGAAAACAATTGGGAGGTAGCTGGGAAAAAATTGAAATAATTCATGAAGATTCAGAGGCTGATCCTCAAGTTTCTCTTAGAAAGCTAAGGAAACTGATGAATCAGGATAAAATTGAAATTCTAACAGGTCCAGTCAGTACAGCAGTTGCCTATGCTATTCGTGATGAGGTTGACAAAAAGAAACTGCCATTTCTTGTTTCTCATGCCGGAGGAAATGATTTGATTAGAAGCAAGCGCAGCGACTATATTTGGCGTTCATCTTTTAGTTCGTGGCAAATTGGTCATTCAATGGGTGAATGGGCATTCGAAAACGTCGGGAAAAAAATGTACTTAACAGCTGCCGACTACGCGTTTGGACATGAAGTTGTCAAGGCATTCAAGGAAGCCTTCACCAAAGCAGGAGGGGAAATTGTCGATGAAGTTTATCCGCCTCTTGGAAACAATGACTATTCTTCATATCTTGCTAAAATGAATAGGGATGACATTGATGGAGTATATGCATTTTTTGCTGGAAGTGATGCGGTTCGGTTTGTACAGCAGTATGAGCAATACGGTTTAAAAGGGAAAATTCCATTAATTGGTTCTGGATGGCTTGTGGCTGAAGATGTCCGCATGCAGCAAGGCACTTCTGGAGAAGGAATAAAATCAACGATGTTTTGGGACTACCATTTAAATACAGAAGAAAATAAAAAGTTCGTTGAGGCTTATGAGAAAAAATACGGTCAAAGACCAAGCATTGAGTCGTTAGAAGGTTATGATGCCGCGATGATTATTGCCAAAGCCATTGAAGCGGTCAACGGAGAGGTTTCTGACCCTGTAAAAGTTGTTGAAGCCATTTCAGAAGTGGAAATAACAAGCCCAAGAGGACCGATCAAGTTTGACAAGGAAACACATAATATTATTCAAGACATGTATATTGTAGAAACAATCATTGAGAATGGATCTACAGAAAATAAAGTGATTGACACAATACGTGAAGTTGCTGATCCAGGAGAATAAAAAAACTTCTTTACGAGAGGCTATCCAAAATGTCAGACCCCACAATACAATATTAGCGATTGAGGTCAGACATATAGGACAGCCTTACTTTTCGAAAAGGAAGATAAATTGAAAGCAGTAAAAGGAGGGGAACTAATGGATACGTTATTTCTGCAAATGATGAATGCCTTAAGCTATGGATTTCTTCTGTTTATTATCACATGTGGTATTACCATTGTCTTTGGAATTCTTGGTGTGTTAAACCTCGCTCACGGGTCTTTGTACCTTCTCGCCTCTTATATTGGGTATTCGATGATCATGAAAGTCGGACTCCCTTTTTGGGCTGCCATAGTAACTGTTCCGCTATTGATTGCCATCATTGGATTTACTACCGAAATTGTCATTCTCCGTCCAACCTACAAGCTCGGGCACTTATCACAAGTACTGCTTACATTTGGTCTCGCTTATATTTTCCACGATATTTTTTCGATTATATGGGGGAAAAATGTATTGTCTGTAAACCCTCCTGAAGCATTAAGCAATTCTGTCGAAATTTTTGGAAATGCGATTCCTTCGTACCGACTCGCGTTAATTATGATCGGCGCTGCCCTTGTTCTTTTACTATGGTATATCCAGGAAAAAACAAAGTGGGGTGCTGTCATTCGTGCTGGCTTGTCAGATAAGGAAATGGCCAGGGGATTAGGCGTGAATATTCATCTTGTCTTTACCTTTGTTTTTGTTTTCGGCAGTTTGTTGACTGGTTTAGGCGGTGTACTTGGTTCACCTATTTTAGGCACATATCCAGGAATGGAGTTTCAAATCCTCATTTTATCTCTCGTAGTTCTTGTCGTTGGCGGGCTTGGTTCCGTATCAGGAACTCTTTTAGCGAGTCTGCTCGTCGGATTTGTCGAAACATTCAGCCGCTACTTTGTACCAGAGATTAGTTTAATTATGACATTTGTATTAATGGCTCTCGTGCTCGTCGTTCGTCCACAGGGCCTTATTGGAAGGAGGATATAAATGAACAAAAGACTTCTGCAAGGGATGGTGTTATTCCTGATTATGATTTTTGTCCCGTTTTTTTTATCTCTTTATTATGTGAATATATTAACTGAAATTTTTATTTTAGGTATTTTTGCAGTGAGTTTAAATATTCTAGTTGGACAAACGGGACTTGTTTCTTTAGGACATGCCGCTTTCTTTGGGGCAGGTGGCTATGCTTCAGGACTTGTTGCAGCGAATTATAGTGCAAATGTATTTGTGACGATTGCCTGTGGGATGCTCTTAGCACTATTATTAGCGTTAATCATTGGATTCTTTTCCATCAAGGCCTATGGTTTTTACTTTTTAATGCTGACGCTCGCTTGTGCGCAAATTGTTTATTCGATTGTTTATCAGTGGACGGATGTTACAGGGGGATCAAATGGTTTATCGGGCATTCCAACGCCTGTTTTGTTTAGCGACATTCAGTTATCAAATCAAGTTTTCATCTACTATTTTATCCTCGTCGTTTTCAGTATTTTGTTGTTTGGAATAAACCGGTTGCTTCATTCCCCACTGGGATATGTATTCATTGGTATTAAAGAGAATGAGGAAAGAATGAAGTCGATTGGCTACAATACAGCTTTTTTTAAACATTTAAGCTTTATCCTTGCCGGTACACTTGGAGGACTTTCAGGAAGTTTATATGTGATGTTTAATGGCTTTATCTCACCGGCAGATGTTTACTGGACCATGTCGGGATCCGTGTTAATTATGGTTCTTATAGGCGGAGCTGGAACGTTATGGGGACCAGTCATTGGGGCAGCATTGATGGTTATAATGGAAACGATCATTAGTTCCTTTACGGAATACTGGATGATGATTATTGGAGCAATTTTTATCTTGTTTGTCATTTTTATACCTAATGGAATTGTAGGTATTTTTGACAAATTTAAGACAGCCATAATGAAATACCGAAAAGATGAATTGGAAGAATCTCTTTTAAAAACGATGAAGAAGCAAACGAAAATGGATGGATAGGTCGGTGAAAATCATGGATAAACCAATTGTTCTTTCACTAAACAATCTCTCGAAGTATTTTGGCGGATTAAAGGTAATTGAAGATATTTCGATGGAGGTAGTAGCTGGGGAACGCATTGGGTTAATTGGACCAAATGGTGCCGGGAAAACAACTTTATTCAATATGATTGCAGGAGATATAAAGCCAACCAGTGGAACCATTTCCTTTTTTGGAGAAGTGATCAATCGCATGCCTAATTATAAACGAACAAAGTCGGGAATTGTCCGCACCTTTCAAAAAAATAATTTAATGATGGGTTTAACGGTACAAGAGAATTTGCTGCTTGTTTTGCAGCGGATGAGAAATAAACATGTTCAATGGTGGAAACGGGCCAATAAGAAAAATTATTCGTCATTATTTACGGAAGCAGAAAACATCCTTTACGAATGGGGGCTAGCTGAATACAGCAACAGCAAGGTTCAGAATCTTTCGTATGGGGTACAGAGGCAGATTGAAATAATCATGGCAATTGCCGGCGAGCCTAAGCTGCTTTTACTTGATGAACCTACAGCTGGAATGTCCCAAGTGGAGACAGACCAGATTATTGGTTTAATTAGTAAATTACCTAAGGGAGTCACGATCATCATGATTGAACATGATATGGATGTATTATTTGGTAACATGGATCGTGTCGTTGTCTTGCATACCGGCAAACTGATTGCTGATGGCTCGCCGGAAGAGGTGAGAAATAATCCAGAGGTTAAGGAAATTTACATGGGAAAGGAAGATGTTATCCATGCTTAAATTAAAGGGGGTTCATAGTTATTACGGATCTAGCCATGTTTTACACGGGATTAACCTCGAAGTACAAAAGGGCAATGTTGTCACACTACTCGGGAGAAATGGAATGGGCAAAACGACAACGATTCATTCCATCATCGGGTTTATCAAGAAAAAACAAGGTGAGATCTTGTTTGAGGGAGAGAATATTATACAGCTTGAGAGCCACCAGATTGCTAGAAAAGGGATTGGAATTGTTCCACAAGGAAGAAGGATATTTGGGAATTTAACGGTAAAGGAAAATTTAACCGTATTCGCGAATCATAAAAATGGCGAGTGGAATCTTGAACGAATCTTCGAGTTATTCCCGCGTCTAAAAGAAAGAGAAAGATCATATGCTGGAAACTTAAGCGGTGGAGAGCAATCCATGCTTTCAATTGGCAGAGCGTTAATGCGAAATCCAAAGATCCTACTCTTTGATGAACCGACAGAAGGTCTTTCCCCTTTAATGGTAGGAGAAGTGATGGAGATACTGTTAAAATTGAAAGCTAGCGGCATGTCGATGCTTTTAGTCGAGCAAAATATCTCAACCGCTTTGAGCATTGCAGATGATGTTTATATTTTAAGCAAGGGGAAGGTCGTTTATCATAATCGCCCTGATGAATTAAAGAAGAATATGGATATCGCCTATCATCATCTCGCTTTAAGTAGTTAAAAAGAACGGTAGAAATTGACGAAAATGCTGCTCTTTATTTGTTTACAATTTTTATGTATATGTAAAGAAGCTTCTTATTGATTCATTCAAGGAAAAGTGCCACTGGCGTCACAAAATTGTGGTCCTTTTCCTTTTTTTATTTTGACAAGTTGTGCCATAATAAGGAGGAATGAAGGTTTAGGAGGGGACAAAGGGCTGTATGTTTACAATACATCAATTGCGATATCAAGATATTTTGCATATTGAAATAATGGAAATAAAGTCAGAAGAAATTACATGCATTATTGGTGAAAGTGGTTCCGGAAAAAGCACCTTTTTAAAACTATTGAATCAAATGATTTCTCAAGATTCAGGAGACATTTACTATAAATCTCGTCCCATTCAAGAGTATAATCCGATCTTATTACGTAGAGAGGTGGCTATGCTTAGCCAACAGCCTGTCATTTTTGAAGGTACGATGAAAGATAATTTATTAATAGGGTGTAAATTTGCAGAAAAATCATTTCCGTCAGATGAAGACATTACAGAGGCATTAAAAATTGTTCATTTAGATAAGTCATTGAACGATGATCCGAATCAATTTTCAGGTGGAGAAAAACAGCGGCTTGCACTGGCCCGTCTATTACTACTTGATCCTCCCGTGTTATTACTTGATGAACCGACTTCTGCTCTCGATCAAGAGACGGAAGATTTCGTCATGTCAAACGTGCTTCATTATGCCAAAAGGCGAAAAAAAACGGTTGTCATGGTTACCCATTCATTAAATGCTGCGGAAAAATATGCAGATACAATCATTGAAATCGAAAAGAAAAGGATCGTAGGAGGTTTATATGAATAGCAGTACGATTGATATTGAATTATGGAGGTTGGCTTGCGCCTACATCTTTATTTTATTATTGCTAGTATTTGTAAAATGGCGAGGGATGAAGCGGGAAAAAAAGATATGGATCGCCACAATTAGAATGACGATTCAATTAATTTTAGTCGGTTATATTTTAACTTATATTTTTGAAAGACCTCATCCTATGCTAACGATTTTCGTTATTCTCGTTATGGAGACGTTTGCGATTTATAATATTTATAAACAAATTCATATGCCGATTCACAAGAAGCTTAAACAAATTATTGCTTTTTCGATGTTTTCTGGCTCCATCATCACTTTGCTATATTTTAATTTTATTGTCATACATTTTAAACCTTGGTATAATCCGCAATATTTTATTCCGATTGCTGGAATGATTATTGGCAATTCGATGACAGGCATTACACTAGGAATGAAGACTTTGCTGGAAGGCTTTTATCATCAAAAAAATACCATTGAAGGGGCTTTAATGTTAGGGGCTAAGCCGGATGTCGCAACGAAATCGATTATTAATTCCTCTTTTGATGCAGCCATCTTACCTACCATTAATAGTATGGTTGGCATGGGAATCGTTTTCTTACCTGGAATGATGACAGGACAAATTCTTTCTGGGACAAGTCCACTCATTGCGATTGAATACCAAATTGCTGTATTACTTGGGATCGCAGGTAGTGTGGGGATCACGGTTTTTTTAGCCTTGCACTTAGGATATCGAACATTTTTTAATGAACGTGTACAGCTTATCTATTCATCTGAAAGAAATCTTTCGTAAAACGCTTTAGAACGAAAATGGTCTAAAGCGTTTTTTATTTCAAAGAAATGAGAAGGAATCGAGTGAATGTAAGCGAATACAATTAATATATTTATTACTAGTTTGAAAATATAATATGTATTATGTTTAGGGGGAATGGGAATGAGTGTAGAAAAGCTTGAAGGGAAGTTATTATGGGAGCCATCAATGTTGTTTAAAGAGAAATCAAATATGAAACAATTTATGAATTGGCTTACAGAACAACGCGGTCAAACATTTGAAACTTACCATGACCTATGGAAATGGTCCGTGACCAATATAGAAGGTTTTTGGTCAGCGTTATGGCATTATTTCGACATAAAAGCTTATACACCATATGAACAAGTGATCAAGGGGCGGAAAATGCCAGGGACGAAATGGTTTCCGGGTGCTACATTAAACTATGCTGAACATATTTTTCGGAACCTTCGTCCTTCTGATCAAGCGGTCATTTATGAATCAGAGCTAAGGTCAAAAAATTTCATCACATGGGATGAGCTGAACAAACAAACGGCTGCTGTCGCTCATTATTTAAAATCGATTGGAGTAAAAAGTGGAGACAGAGTTGTTGCCTTTGCTTCCAATATTCATGAAACGGTTATTGCCTTTTTAGCAAGTGCCAGCATTGGCGCTATATGGTCTAGTTGCTCTCCAGAATTTGGAATACAAAGTGTCATTGATCGATTTAAACAAATTGAACCAAAAGTGTTATTTGCTGTGGATGGTTACCGCTATGGCGGGAAAGATTTTCAAAGGGTTCATTTAGTTAAACAAATACAAGATCAATTGCCGTCTTTAGAACACACCATCGTCATCCCTTATTTAAATTCTTCTCCTTCCTTACAAGATTTATATAATGTCACAACATGGGACGAAATCATCCAACAGCATCATGGACATCCTTTAACATTTGAGCCTGTGCCATTTGATCATCCTCTTTGGATATTATATTCATCTGGTACGACTGGAAAACCAAAGGCGATTGTACAAAGTCAAGGTGGGATTCTTTTAGAGCACTTGAAACTTGGAGTACTTCATATAGATTTAAAGAAAAACGACCGTTTCTTTTGGTATACAACGACTGGCTGGATGATGTGGAATGTTGTCGTAAGCGGTTTGTTAGCTGGTGCGACGATCCTTTTATATGATGGAAACCCTAACTATCCCAATCAGGAAGTGCTTTGGAAATTTGCTGAAGAGACAAGCATGACGGTTTTTGGCACAAGCGCTAGTTATTTAAATGCTTGTATGAAAGCAGGTATTAAACCGGGGGAAACGTTTAATCTACAGTATTTAAAAAGCATAGGCTCTACAGGTTCACCTTTGCCAGCCAGCGGATTTGAATGGGTATATACGAATGTAAAAAAAGATATTTGGTTATTTTCGACAAGCGGCGGTACAGATTTATGTACAGCATTCGTAGGGGGCTCCCCGCTTTTGCCTGTTCATGCTGGACAATTACAAGCACGAGCTCTAGGTGCTTCTATCAAAGCATTTAATGAGAACGGAAAAGAAGTAATCGATGAAATAGGGGAGCTTGTGATCACAAAACCGATGCCTTCTATGCCTCTTTATTTCTGGAATGATGAGGATGGAACTCGCTATTATCATAGTTATTTTGACATTTATCCAGGTATTTGGCGACATGGAGATTTTATCAAGATTACTGAAAAAGGAAGCGCTATAATCTATGGACGTTCAGATGCAACGATCAATCGCGGTGGAATTCGCATGGGAACAAGCGAAATTTATAGTGCGATTGAAAATATACCAGTCGTATTGGATAGTCTTGTTGTCGATATTCCAAGAGCAAACGAAGAATCATATATGCCATTGTTTGTCGTATTAAAAGAAGGAGAACAATTGACAGATGACATTAAAGCTAAAATAAAAAAGAACATTCGAGAAAATTGTTCACCAAGACATGTACCAAATGAAATAATCCAAGTTAAAGATCTTCCGAAGACGTTAAACGGGAAGAAATTAGAGGTGCCGATAAAGAAAATATTAATGGGTACACCTGTTGATAAAGCGGTCAACTTTGGATCGTTAAGCAATCCCGATGCGTTACAGTTTTTCGTAGAGTTCCATAAAACATTAGTTAATAAATGCTAAAAAAAGCTGCTAATTTATGGGCAGCTTTTTAAACACCAAATAGAAATTTCAATGGTGTTTGTACATTAGTACAATAAATTTTAAAGGAGTATCGCTTCTTTTTACGAATATGTTAGTAGTCAAAAAGAGAAGGGGATGGTAGAAGCAATGAGTCTGTTAAGCAACTTGAAAATATTAGATTTCTCTACATTACTACCTGGCCCGTTTGCAACATTGCTATTAGCAGATTTAGGGGCTGAAGTTCTTCGTGTAGAAAGACCTACAAATGAAAAGGCATCCACGGTCAATAACTATTTAAACCGTTCAAAAAAATCAATTGCATTAGACTTAAAACAAGAAGAATCTATTGAGATCGTAAAGGAGCTCATTAAAGAGTATGATATTATCCTTGAGCAGTTCCGACCTGGAGTTATGAAGCGGTTAGGCTTAGGATATGAAGAACTGAAAACGGTTAATCCGCGACTGATTTATTGTTCGATTACAGGGTTCGGGCAAACAGGACCTTTAAAAGATCGTCCTGGTCATGATATTAATTATCTTTCCATTTCAGGAATATCAAGCTATTCTGGAACGAAAGAAGGTGGACCTGCGAATCAATCAACACAAATTGCTGATATAACTGGAGGATCCTTACATGCGGTGATCGGGATTTTATCAGCTGTCATATATCGCGAGCGAACAGGGGTAGGGCAAGCCATTGATATTAGTATGACAGATTGCTCTTTTAGTTTGAATGCGTTTAGTGCTCCAACATATTTAACAGAAGGTGTCAATCCTGAGCCTGAAAAATTGATGTTAAATGGAGGAACCTTTTATGGTTATTATCAAA
This window harbors:
- a CDS encoding putative ABC transport system ATP-binding protein (product_source=KO:K02068; cath_funfam=3.40.50.300; cog=COG1132; ko=KO:K02068; pfam=PF00005; smart=SM00382; superfamily=52540), with translation MFTIHQLRYQDILHIEIMEIKSEEITCIIGESGSGKSTFLKLLNQMISQDSGDIYYKSRPIQEYNPILLRREVAMLSQQPVIFEGTMKDNLLIGCKFAEKSFPSDEDITEALKIVHLDKSLNDDPNQFSGGEKQRLALARLLLLDPPVLLLDEPTSALDQETEDFVMSNVLHYAKRRKKTVVMVTHSLNAAEKYADTIIEIEKKRIVGGLYE
- a CDS encoding putative ABC transport system permease protein (product_source=KO:K02069; cog=COG0390; ko=KO:K02069; pfam=PF03649; superfamily=81324; tigrfam=TIGR00245; transmembrane_helix_parts=Outside_1_9,TMhelix_10_27,Inside_28_39,TMhelix_40_60,Outside_61_64,TMhelix_65_84,Inside_85_96,TMhelix_97_119,Outside_120_128,TMhelix_129_148,Inside_149_186,TMhelix_187_209,Outside_210_223,TMhelix_224_246,Inside_247_267); the protein is MNSSTIDIELWRLACAYIFILLLLVFVKWRGMKREKKIWIATIRMTIQLILVGYILTYIFERPHPMLTIFVILVMETFAIYNIYKQIHMPIHKKLKQIIAFSMFSGSIITLLYFNFIVIHFKPWYNPQYFIPIAGMIIGNSMTGITLGMKTLLEGFYHQKNTIEGALMLGAKPDVATKSIINSSFDAAILPTINSMVGMGIVFLPGMMTGQILSGTSPLIAIEYQIAVLLGIAGSVGITVFLALHLGYRTFFNERVQLIYSSERNLS
- a CDS encoding acetoacetyl-CoA synthetase (product_source=KO:K01907; cath_funfam=2.30.38.10,3.30.300.30,3.40.50.980; cog=COG0365; ko=KO:K01907; pfam=PF00501,PF13193,PF16177; superfamily=56801; tigrfam=TIGR01217), with protein sequence MSVEKLEGKLLWEPSMLFKEKSNMKQFMNWLTEQRGQTFETYHDLWKWSVTNIEGFWSALWHYFDIKAYTPYEQVIKGRKMPGTKWFPGATLNYAEHIFRNLRPSDQAVIYESELRSKNFITWDELNKQTAAVAHYLKSIGVKSGDRVVAFASNIHETVIAFLASASIGAIWSSCSPEFGIQSVIDRFKQIEPKVLFAVDGYRYGGKDFQRVHLVKQIQDQLPSLEHTIVIPYLNSSPSLQDLYNVTTWDEIIQQHHGHPLTFEPVPFDHPLWILYSSGTTGKPKAIVQSQGGILLEHLKLGVLHIDLKKNDRFFWYTTTGWMMWNVVVSGLLAGATILLYDGNPNYPNQEVLWKFAEETSMTVFGTSASYLNACMKAGIKPGETFNLQYLKSIGSTGSPLPASGFEWVYTNVKKDIWLFSTSGGTDLCTAFVGGSPLLPVHAGQLQARALGASIKAFNENGKEVIDEIGELVITKPMPSMPLYFWNDEDGTRYYHSYFDIYPGIWRHGDFIKITEKGSAIIYGRSDATINRGGIRMGTSEIYSAIENIPVVLDSLVVDIPRANEESYMPLFVVLKEGEQLTDDIKAKIKKNIRENCSPRHVPNEIIQVKDLPKTLNGKKLEVPIKKILMGTPVDKAVNFGSLSNPDALQFFVEFHKTLVNKC
- a CDS encoding crotonobetainyl-CoA:carnitine CoA-transferase CaiB-like acyl-CoA transferase (product_source=COG1804; cath_funfam=3.40.50.10540; cog=COG1804; pfam=PF02515; superfamily=89796); the encoded protein is MVEAMSLLSNLKILDFSTLLPGPFATLLLADLGAEVLRVERPTNEKASTVNNYLNRSKKSIALDLKQEESIEIVKELIKEYDIILEQFRPGVMKRLGLGYEELKTVNPRLIYCSITGFGQTGPLKDRPGHDINYLSISGISSYSGTKEGGPANQSTQIADITGGSLHAVIGILSAVIYRERTGVGQAIDISMTDCSFSLNAFSAPTYLTEGVNPEPEKLMLNGGTFYGYYQTKDGRYFSVGSLEPKFRKALCTAIGREDLFEISMSDQPEHIHLFKETLKNIFQTKTFDEWQQVFLNVEACAEPVLTFAESCEHPQFVERKMIVDVPDLNGGYQKQIACPIKTTVFKPEYKHIGLNPGESNKEVFKKLQKDGIIKK